The Cryptococcus neoformans var. neoformans B-3501A chromosome 7, whole genome shotgun sequence genome window below encodes:
- a CDS encoding hypothetical protein (Match to EST gb|CF185434.1|CF185434), producing MLERLMAKTFQKQTPPADEQPDSTPYRPRREPLPYEIPDPKGTPWLLKVPDEVLERIFSNVDRVTFVRCHRVCSQINNFLSGNTSMKLRNLLQTSSLILNPNALLPDAVNPHLVPPSKAQLLDTLRERLTRFRSFSPKSEETVKFQEYEGRLYEFLEGVLVRSVPIPYSRQIGNEIGVYEFGKMGEWEDVKNRPGDGRDGGGKNRDEDDAMDEIIDIEEDEEFGNIRRTHKFGFQMLDFAFDPGQDLFVVAEYKPHPQDPTINLHLFTLSTFQPHPRAKEHILTWPSGTLYGRAPSLGFQICDDGLFVLKNHHRGSKDMLCGWQWTTGRLAVTLIAPHTSTFESFICLTPSSFAIPSVSTTLNPDSEILGDLTDPGDLIFSHHLNIYAFPPLSSTTVNEHEPVPPPHTATHVTTIDLPEFVIDFENDLPPPRMTIRADPAPRYNLPTHPIGSPQPFIPDPESGIVVLEFYCQPTEDEEGHLQTTHYVMFVRKKTLLGYLPAPTSPLLFSAFPRPAPVVPFANIAPKVRMLGPHQYVPSWVCYVYQDRYVTRSDVESEPCIQLYDFDPMRVRQAQFDPELKDGQNAFEVITEEADVPSHQEYRHSTLVKGVKTGAELPCTVAELELLDDGVHTIIIDAERIIAFDDSEDENDELFMRIMEF from the exons CCTCTTCCATACGAGATCCCGGACCCCAAGGGCACTCCATGGCTTCTCAAAGTCCCAGACGAAGTTCTCGAGCGAATTTTTTCTAATGTAGATCGCGTGACATTTGTGCGGTGCCATCGA GTTTGTTCTCAGATCAACAATTTTCTGAGCGGGAATACTTCTATGAAGCTTCGAAATCTCCTACAAACATCTTCCCTCATTCTCAATCCCAATGCTCTCCTTCCTGATGCAGTCAATCCACACCTCGTGCCGCCCTCTAAGGCTCAGCTTTTGGACACCCTCCGAGAACGCCTCACACGTTTCCGTAGTTTTTCACCCAAGTCGGAGGAGACTGTTAAATTTCAGGAATATGAGGGGAGGTTATATGAGTTTTTAGAAGGTGTATTGGTGCGGAGTGTACCTATCCCTTATTCGAGACAGATTGGGAATGAGATTGGAGTGTACGAGTttgggaagatgggagaaTGGGAGGATGTGAAGAATAGACCTGGTGATGGcagagatggtggtggaaaaaaccgagatgaggatgatgcgATGGATGAGATTATTGATatcgaggaagatgaagagtttGGTAATATCAGGCGAACGCACAAATTTGGCTTTCAAATGTTGGATTTCGCTTTTGATCCGGGACAGGATCTTTTCGTCGTAGCCGAATACAA gcctcatcctcaagatCCTACTATCAACCTTCACCTCTTTACACTCTCTACTTTCCAGCCCCATCCACGAGCCAAAGAGCATATCCTCACTTGGCCCTCAGGAACACTCTATGGGAGAGCCCCTTCACTAGGCTTCCAGATATGTGATGACGGGCTGTTCGTGCTCAAGAATCATCATCGCGGAAGTAAAGATATGCTCTGTGGATGGCAATGGACGACTGGTCGATTGGCGGTCACACTTATTGCTCCTCATACATCCACGTTCGAGTCTTTCATTTGTCTtacaccttcatctttcgcCATTCCCAGCGTATCGACGACTTTGAACCCCGATTCTGAGATCCTTGGGGACCTTACCGACCCGGGCGACCTCATATTTTCCCATCATCTCAACATCTAtgcctttcctcctctttccagcaCTACGGTGAACGAACACGAACCTGTCCCTCCTCCGCACACAGCCACGCACGTCACGACCATTGACCTACCCGAATTTGTCATTGATTTCGAAAAcgatcttcctccaccacgAATGACGATTCGTGCCGATCCTGCACCCAGGTACAATCTCCCTACCCACCCTATCGGGTCCCCTCAGCCGTTTATCCCCGATCCTGAAAGCGGTATTGTCGTCCTCGAATTTTACTGTCAACCCactgaagatgaagagggacaTCTCCAGACCACGCATTATGTAATGTttgtgaggaagaaaacaTTATTGGGCTATCTTCCTGCACCCACTAGTCCCTTGTTGTTCAGTGCATTCCCCAGGCCCGCGCCAGTCGTGCCATTTGCAAATATCGCACCCAAAGTAAGGATGCTCGGTCCTCACCAGTATGTCCCAT CGTGGGTATGCTACGTCTACCAAGACCGATATGTTACCAGAAGCGATGTCGAAAGCGAACCTTGCATCCAGCTGTACGACTTTGACCCTATGCGGGTCCGTCAAGCCCAGTTCGACCCTGAATTGAAAGACGGTCAAAATGCGTTTGAGGTGATCACGGAGGAAGCTGATGTACCATCGCATCAAGAATATAGACACTCGACGTTGGTTAAGGGTGTGAAGACGGGAGCGGAGTTGCCTTGCACGGTGGCAGAGCTGGAACTGTTGGATGATGGGGTACATACGATCATCATTGATGCGGAGAGAATTATAGCCTTCGAT GATTCAGAAGACGAGAATGACGAGTTATTCATGCGCATCATGGAATTTTAG